One region of Leptolyngbyaceae cyanobacterium genomic DNA includes:
- a CDS encoding GNAT family N-acetyltransferase: MNSINFTQNTDAQIGQAIESNMLGHMSYFANHLPGMEVLDRPDMLIINSRLPSDTFNYVCRLNFTESEIDLSLKFALNYFQQQQLPASWWIGVNSKLTNLTEHLAKHGLKQVEEAAGMAMNLNQLPAKSSLPAGLEIKPVTNINEIEHYANIIATCWNPSDPNVIKFYQQAAAIAFRPESPFRFYLGYLENQPVATGELCLSGGVAGIYGLVTLEKYRKMGIGTAMTFTVLSHAKNLGYQTAILQASEDGKSIYSRLGFRQFSNFLIYQ; encoded by the coding sequence ATGAATTCAATCAACTTTACCCAAAATACAGACGCCCAAATCGGGCAAGCGATCGAATCTAATATGCTTGGACATATGTCCTATTTTGCCAACCATTTACCTGGTATGGAAGTACTCGATCGACCAGATATGCTAATAATTAATTCCCGTTTACCATCAGATACATTTAACTACGTGTGTCGGTTAAATTTCACCGAATCAGAAATCGATCTTTCCCTTAAATTTGCCCTTAATTACTTTCAACAACAACAGTTACCAGCCAGCTGGTGGATCGGTGTAAATTCCAAACTAACTAACCTCACCGAACATTTGGCAAAACACGGTTTAAAACAAGTAGAAGAAGCAGCAGGTATGGCAATGAATTTAAATCAACTTCCTGCTAAATCTTCCCTACCCGCAGGATTAGAAATTAAGCCAGTAACCAATATTAATGAAATCGAACATTATGCTAATATAATCGCTACTTGTTGGAATCCATCCGATCCAAATGTCATCAAATTTTATCAACAAGCTGCTGCCATTGCTTTTCGTCCTGAAAGTCCCTTTCGTTTCTATCTCGGTTACTTAGAAAATCAACCTGTAGCTACGGGTGAGTTATGTTTAAGTGGGGGAGTGGCAGGCATTTACGGCTTAGTGACCTTGGAAAAATATAGAAAAATGGGAATTGGTACGGCAATGACTTTTACCGTTCTTTCTCATGCCAAAAATTTAGGTTATCAAACGGCGATTTTGCAAGCATCGGAAGATGGCAAAAGCATTTACTCCCGTTTGGGTTTTAGACAATTCTCTAATTTCCTGATTTATCAATGA